One Candidatus Micrarchaeia archaeon genomic window carries:
- a CDS encoding DUF475 domain-containing protein: MDFLSAILTVLGLALFESISSIDNAVINAEVLSKMSERAKRWFLTYGLLFAVFGLRLLLPLAIVWIANPSLQPLDILMAAFSSDPKIIDAIESSSPILLAGGGVFLVFLFFHWLFIEPKNFGLREERFFISQGVWFYTTVSILLTVIVWFALQIDSMLAFGAVVGSTAFFITHGFKQNAEARERELLGGEGSREMSDWSKILYLEVIDATFSVDGVVGAFAFTLSVPLIMVGSGLGALIVREVTIRNIESVKKYKYLKNGAMYSVFILGAIMLLDAFGAHIPSFISPVFTFAIIGYFFWKSRSEPGISAQKN, from the coding sequence ATGGATTTCCTATCCGCCATCCTCACTGTCCTAGGTCTCGCGCTTTTCGAATCCATAAGCAGCATAGACAACGCGGTAATCAACGCCGAAGTGCTTTCGAAAATGAGCGAAAGAGCCAAACGCTGGTTCCTCACCTACGGCCTTCTGTTCGCGGTCTTCGGGCTCAGGCTCCTTCTTCCCCTCGCAATTGTATGGATTGCGAATCCCTCATTGCAACCGTTGGACATCCTTATGGCCGCATTCAGCAGCGACCCGAAAATAATAGACGCGATAGAATCCAGCTCCCCGATACTGCTCGCGGGCGGAGGGGTGTTCCTTGTATTCCTTTTCTTCCATTGGCTATTCATAGAGCCCAAGAACTTTGGCCTGAGGGAGGAGAGGTTCTTCATTTCCCAGGGCGTGTGGTTCTACACCACTGTTTCAATCCTGCTTACGGTGATAGTTTGGTTCGCACTCCAGATTGACAGCATGCTCGCTTTCGGCGCAGTCGTGGGTTCAACCGCGTTCTTCATCACGCACGGCTTCAAGCAGAACGCGGAAGCAAGGGAGCGCGAATTGCTCGGAGGGGAAGGAAGCAGGGAAATGAGCGACTGGAGCAAAATCCTCTACCTTGAGGTGATAGACGCGACCTTTTCAGTGGACGGAGTGGTAGGGGCGTTCGCATTCACGCTTTCCGTACCGCTCATAATGGTTGGGAGCGGCCTCGGCGCCCTCATAGTGCGCGAAGTGACCATAAGAAACATCGAATCCGTGAAAAAATACAAGTACTTGAAGAACGGGGCAATGTATTCAGTCTTCATCCTCGGCGCGATAATGCTCCTGGACGCTTTCGGCGCGCACATACCCAGCTTCATTTCCCCAGTGTTCACATTTGCGATAATAGGGTATTTCTTCTGGAAATCCAGGAGCGAACCTGGAATTTCCGCACAGAAAAACTAA